The genomic window GGGATAGGTCCCCACGACCCCGAGACCGGTAAAGTTGTCGAGGGCGGGATAAAAGAGCAGACCAGGAGAGTTATGGAAACCATGAAAGCCATACTTGAAGAGGCTGGAAGCAGCCTAGATAACGTCTTAAAATGCACCGTTTACCTAACTGACATAAATCATTACAACGAGATGAACGAGATTTACAGCTCATACTTTAAGATCCCGCCTGCCAGAACCTGCGTTCAAGTAGCTAAGCTTCCTAGACCTGGAGAAAATGTTTTAGTGGAAATAGATGCCATAGCCTATAAGCCCTAAAACATTAGGGGTGTTGAAATAAGCCTCCTTGGAGATCAGCGTGTATGAGCATTTACGATGAACTGGGGGTAAAACGCGTAATCAACGCTATGGGAACATATACATTTCTCGGCGGCTCAGTGATACTGCCCGAAGCCATTAAAGCGATGAGCGAAGCCGCGAAAGCCTTCGTCAACATGGATGAGCTTCAGAAGAGGGCTGGCGAGATAATAGCCGAGATAACTGGCGCTGAAGCAGCCTGCGTAACCTCCGGCGCCGCAGCGGGATTAGTTCTAGCTGTCGCCGCATGTATGACTGGAGATGATCCTGAGAAGATGGCTAAAATACCATACATAGATTTCCCTAGAAACGAGGTTATTGTGCCAGCTATTCAGGATAATCCTTACGTTAGAAATTTGGCTATTCCATGCGCAAAAATAGTCAAGGTTGGAAGCGAACAGGGCTATACTCCAGAAGATATAGAGAGAGCCATAAACGAGAGAACCGTAGCCATAGCATTCATATTCTTCACATCGAAGAAAGGATGTGATCTAGAAGCCTTAAAGGAAGTTGTGAAGATTGGAAAAAAGCATAATATTCCAGTTATTGTGGATGCCGCTGCGGAGCTTCCTCCATTCGAGAACTTGAGGGATATTGTGGCAACTGGCGCCGACTTAGTTGTTTTCAGTGGTGGAAAAGATATTCGCGGGCCAAATGATACGGGTCTCGTCATAGGTAGGGCTGACCTGATAAGGGCTATAGTTGCGCATAGCTCCCCCCGCCACTACATGGGCAGACCCATGAAAGTCAGCAAAGAAGATATTGTGGGGCTTGTCGTGGCCTTAAAGCATTATACGCCGGAAGCAGTTGAGGCTAGAAGGAGGAGGTGGGAGGAAATAGTTCAATATTTCATTAAGGAGCTTTCCAGCGAGTATGTTAAGGTTGAGAGGATTATGCCAGATCCATCTAAACATGAATACTCAGCCCAAGGCTGGCCTAGAGCGAGACTAACATTTAATGAGAGCGCTTTGGGCATAACTGCTGCTGAAATCAACAAAATGCTCCTTGAAGGCAACCCCCCAATATATGTCCATCAACAGGGGAATGAAATAACCATCAATCCGCAATGCCTCCAAGATGGTGAAGAGAAGATAATAGCCGAGAGAATAAAAGAAATTCTGAAAAAGAAGATAACAGGAAAGTGAAATAAACTATCA from Candidatus Bathyarchaeia archaeon includes these protein-coding regions:
- a CDS encoding Rid family detoxifying hydrolase, with translation MSKSKKVIGQGKILSRAVIYNDLIFVSGIGPHDPETGKVVEGGIKEQTRRVMETMKAILEEAGSSLDNVLKCTVYLTDINHYNEMNEIYSSYFKIPPARTCVQVAKLPRPGENVLVEIDAIAYKP
- a CDS encoding aminotransferase class V-fold PLP-dependent enzyme; this encodes MSIYDELGVKRVINAMGTYTFLGGSVILPEAIKAMSEAAKAFVNMDELQKRAGEIIAEITGAEAACVTSGAAAGLVLAVAACMTGDDPEKMAKIPYIDFPRNEVIVPAIQDNPYVRNLAIPCAKIVKVGSEQGYTPEDIERAINERTVAIAFIFFTSKKGCDLEALKEVVKIGKKHNIPVIVDAAAELPPFENLRDIVATGADLVVFSGGKDIRGPNDTGLVIGRADLIRAIVAHSSPRHYMGRPMKVSKEDIVGLVVALKHYTPEAVEARRRRWEEIVQYFIKELSSEYVKVERIMPDPSKHEYSAQGWPRARLTFNESALGITAAEINKMLLEGNPPIYVHQQGNEITINPQCLQDGEEKIIAERIKEILKKKITGK